DNA from Nocardioides yefusunii:
GGCCTCGAAGGTGTTGGGCCGTCTCGAGCGTGGTGAGGCCGAGGCCCGGCCTGAGGTGGCTGCCCCGGTCGGGGTGGAGGAGGAGATCGGTGACGCGCTCCTGGCGCTGGTCGAGCGGGCACGGGCCACCGGCGTCGATGCCGAGCAGGCCCTGCGCGGCGCGGTGCGACGACGTCTGCCTGACGCACGCTGACCGACGCGGCCACGGTGTGCCGCCGAGCTCGCCACGACGCCCGACCGTTTCCGGTCGGGCGTCGTGGCGAGGTGCTCCGTGGACGGAGTTGAATCTGTCGTTGCTCAGGGAAGGAGGGCGCAGACCGTGTAGACCTGCACACCGACCGCCTGCATGTGGGTGACCGGAAGCGTCACGGACCAGCGGTCGAGGCGGGCGGCGCCGCTCGGGTAGAGGTCCTTGGTCAGCGGAACCAGGCCGCTGGAGATCGCGGCGCCGTGTTCCTGGTTGTAGGAGACCGAGTAGGTGCCGCTGATGGCGATCTCGTTGGCCGCGCACACGCCGCCGACGAAGGTCTGGTTGCCGCCGTGCAGGGTGGTGGTGTGCCACTGGCCGCGCAGGGTGACGTTGTTCAGTCCCTGGGGGCCCTGCACGCCCTGGGGTCCCTGGTCGCCCTGGGGTCCCTGGAGGCCTTGGAGGCCCTGGAGGCCCTGAGGGCCGGTGGCTCCGGTGTCGCCCTTTTCGCCCTTTTCGCCGGTGTCGCCCTTGTCGCCCTTCTCGCCCTTGGCGCCGGTGGCGCCCGCGGCACCCTGCTTGCCCTGGGGGCCGGTCTCACCCTGGAGGCCGGTTGCGCCGGTGGCTCCGGCTTCGCCCTTCTCGCCCTGGAGACCCTGCCGGCCTTGGGGGCCGGTGGCTCCGATCAGGCCCTGTGCGCCCGTCTCGCCCTTCTCGCCGGTGTCGCCCTTGTCGCCCTTGGCGCCGGTGGCTCCGGTCTCGCCCTGCTTGCCCTGCGGGCCGGTTGCTCCGACAGGACCCTGCAGGCCCTGGGCACCCTGAGGACCGAGGGGACCGGCCACGCCGCGGACACCTTGGAGGCCCTGAGCGCCCGTCGCACCCGTGTCGCCCTTCTCGCCGGTTGCCCCGGTTGCCCCGGTTGCGCCGGTTGCGCCGGTTGCACCCTTGAGGCCCTGCGCGCCCGTCGCGCCCTGGGAGCCCTTGGGGCCCTGAGGTCCCTGAGCGCCAGTTGCGCCGGTGGCTCCGGTCTCGCCCGTGGCACCGGTGGCTCCCGTTGCGCCCTGAGGGCCGGTGGCGCCGGTTGCGCCCTGAGGGCCGGTGGCACCCGTTGCGCCGGTGGCTCCGGTGGCGCCGCGGTCGCCCTTCGCGCCCTTGTCGCCCTTCGCGCCCTTGTCGCCCTTCGCGCCCTTGGCTCCCTTCTCTCCTTGGATGTTCCAGCGGAGCAGGGACTCGCCACTCTGGCAGCGCTTCTTGGCGGTGCCGCGGAGAAGGCGAACAGTGCCGTTCGTGGTGTCGATGCAGGCGGCGATCTGGTCGTCGTCGTTGACGTAGGTGCGGGGGGCGGCGGAGGCAGGCATCGTGGAAAGTCCGAGCAGCGCGAGCGATGCCAGCGCGC
Protein-coding regions in this window:
- a CDS encoding collagen-like protein, whose translation is MNSPLVRTVTGALASLALLGLSTMPASAAPRTYVNDDDQIAACIDTTNGTVRLLRGTAKKRCQSGESLLRWNIQGEKGAKGAKGDKGAKGDKGAKGDRGATGATGATGATGPQGATGATGPQGATGATGATGETGATGATGAQGPQGPKGSQGATGAQGLKGATGATGATGATGATGEKGDTGATGAQGLQGVRGVAGPLGPQGAQGLQGPVGATGPQGKQGETGATGAKGDKGDTGEKGETGAQGLIGATGPQGRQGLQGEKGEAGATGATGLQGETGPQGKQGAAGATGAKGEKGDKGDTGEKGEKGDTGATGPQGLQGLQGLQGPQGDQGPQGVQGPQGLNNVTLRGQWHTTTLHGGNQTFVGGVCAANEIAISGTYSVSYNQEHGAAISSGLVPLTKDLYPSGAARLDRWSVTLPVTHMQAVGVQVYTVCALLP